A single region of the Acidithiobacillus acidisediminis genome encodes:
- a CDS encoding phage integrase N-terminal SAM-like domain-containing protein, translating into MTCTTNEHFNRQYRIHLKHLKLKGLQPKTIDAYARAIRRLGDYFSHQIDDLSEAQLTNYFSDLIESHS; encoded by the coding sequence ATGACCTGCACCACCAACGAGCACTTCAACCGGCAATACCGGATCCATCTCAAGCACCTCAAGCTCAAAGGTCTGCAGCCCAAGACCATCGACGCCTATGCCCGCGCCATCCGGCGCTTGGGCGACTACTTCAGCCACCAGATCGATGACCTCTCCGAGGCCCAGTTGACCAATTATTTCAGCGACCTGATTGAGAGCCACTCCTAG
- a CDS encoding GFA family protein, producing the protein MNAKYSGKCLCGKVSYSVNAEPMFSGNCHCKDCQRSSGSAFIPAMIFREKDVDIIGEVKYFESQADSGDTHSRGFCPNCGSQLFARFSGMAGALGVKAGTLGKL; encoded by the coding sequence ATGAATGCAAAATATTCCGGAAAGTGTCTTTGTGGGAAAGTAAGTTATTCAGTAAATGCTGAGCCGATGTTCTCGGGAAATTGCCATTGCAAAGATTGCCAACGTTCATCTGGAAGCGCTTTCATTCCAGCGATGATTTTTCGTGAAAAAGATGTGGATATCATTGGTGAAGTGAAGTATTTCGAGTCTCAAGCGGATAGCGGAGATACGCACAGTAGAGGCTTCTGCCCAAATTGTGGTTCGCAGTTGTTCGCTCGTTTCAGCGGCATGGCAGGAGCGCTTGGCGTGAAGGCGGGAACCTTAGGGAAGCTCTGA
- the tnpA gene encoding IS66 family insertion sequence element accessory protein TnpA has protein sequence MENTPEDSGKVQARTEVWQQRMQEYEACGLSARQFCAEHGLSLPQFYYWRRRLRLESGGVVAPGDDGEAMAPAFVELGLGAVPPSAARALPLEIRLDLGGGCVLSIRRG, from the coding sequence ATGGAAAACACCCCAGAAGATAGCGGCAAGGTTCAGGCCCGGACGGAGGTCTGGCAGCAACGGATGCAGGAATACGAGGCTTGTGGCCTTTCTGCCCGACAGTTCTGCGCAGAACACGGACTGTCCCTGCCGCAGTTTTATTATTGGCGGCGTCGCCTGCGCCTGGAGAGCGGTGGCGTGGTAGCTCCCGGGGATGATGGGGAGGCGATGGCTCCTGCCTTCGTGGAATTGGGCCTGGGTGCTGTGCCACCATCTGCAGCGCGGGCGCTGCCCCTGGAGATTCGCCTCGACCTGGGGGGTGGCTGCGTCCTCTCGATTCGGCGAGGCTGA
- the tnpB gene encoding IS66 family insertion sequence element accessory protein TnpB (TnpB, as the term is used for proteins encoded by IS66 family insertion elements, is considered an accessory protein, since TnpC, encoded by a neighboring gene, is a DDE family transposase.), giving the protein MFFPEGRIRVFLCRVPVDMRKSFDGLSALVHPTFAQDPLSGHCFVFVNRRATQMKVLYWDRTGYCLWAKRLERGGFWSWRHPPKAEIDWTGLKLLLEGIDGVQKRRRYRHQNGEKFS; this is encoded by the coding sequence ATGTTCTTTCCGGAAGGACGCATCCGGGTCTTTCTTTGCCGGGTGCCGGTGGACATGCGTAAGTCCTTCGACGGGCTCTCGGCCTTGGTGCATCCGACCTTCGCCCAGGATCCCCTGTCCGGGCATTGCTTCGTCTTCGTGAATCGCAGGGCGACCCAGATGAAGGTGCTGTATTGGGATCGAACGGGATACTGTCTCTGGGCCAAGCGCCTGGAGCGGGGTGGCTTTTGGTCGTGGCGGCATCCCCCCAAAGCGGAGATCGACTGGACCGGTCTCAAACTCCTGTTGGAGGGCATCGATGGCGTCCAAAAAAGGCGCCGTTATCGGCACCAAAACGGAGAAAAATTCTCCTGA